One genomic region from Proteus vulgaris encodes:
- a CDS encoding phage regulatory CII family protein, whose amino-acid sequence MFDYQVSKQNHFEIACIAFSTKHKGDLVRIAENIGMRPQMLRNKLNSDQPHMLTCLELLKLTDETEDASILDGLLEQLQCQSSVLVNELKGGNRKSLRRLSG is encoded by the coding sequence ATGTTTGATTATCAGGTGTCCAAACAAAACCACTTTGAAATTGCGTGTATTGCGTTTTCTACAAAGCACAAAGGTGATCTGGTCCGGATTGCGGAGAACATCGGAATGCGTCCGCAGATGCTGCGCAACAAACTGAATTCGGATCAGCCGCACATGCTGACGTGCCTTGAGCTGCTGAAACTGACCGACGAAACAGAGGACGCTTCAATACTGGACGGACTGCTTGAGCAGTTGCAGTGTCAGTCGTCAGTGCTGGTCAATGAGCTGAAGGGCGGAAACAGGAAATCATTGCGCCGGTTGTCTGGATAG
- a CDS encoding helix-turn-helix transcriptional regulator: MSQFKLVMDGASAPVLDRITETYGFGSKIMLAEHFDMAASSISARYRRGGFPSDLVVQCMAETGVTLEWLATGKGKMYENQSADILRLKNHKLIDGEMFEAGELMIDKVMFGAGTPLPSSPISMQYAGW; the protein is encoded by the coding sequence ATGTCCCAATTTAAACTCGTGATGGATGGCGCTAGCGCACCTGTATTAGATCGCATAACTGAAACTTATGGTTTCGGATCAAAAATAATGCTTGCTGAGCATTTTGATATGGCAGCAAGTTCAATATCAGCACGCTATCGCCGAGGTGGATTCCCCTCTGACTTGGTTGTTCAGTGTATGGCTGAAACTGGTGTCACCTTAGAGTGGTTGGCCACTGGAAAGGGGAAAATGTATGAAAACCAGTCAGCCGATATTCTGCGTCTAAAAAACCATAAACTGATTGATGGTGAAATGTTTGAAGCTGGCGAGCTGATGATTGATAAGGTGATGTTCGGTGCTGGTACCCCGCTCCCATCCTCTCCAATCAGTATGCAGTATGCAGGATGGTAA
- a CDS encoding phage repressor protein CI, with protein sequence MQDGKNYYLVDKKHGKVFDGQWLVKIDGRFSIRTLTRMPMQKARVSGSGMAFDCDLADLTVVGRVVAEINVE encoded by the coding sequence ATGCAGGATGGTAAAAATTATTACCTGGTAGATAAAAAACACGGTAAAGTATTCGATGGGCAATGGCTGGTAAAAATTGATGGCCGTTTCAGTATCCGCACACTAACCAGAATGCCTATGCAAAAAGCCCGTGTCTCCGGCTCTGGCATGGCGTTTGATTGTGACCTGGCTGATTTAACTGTTGTCGGGCGGGTTGTTGCTGAAATTAACGTGGAGTAA
- a CDS encoding SMEK domain-containing protein, with protein sequence MIGQIVDQLEAISLQAKTRNSLGLTDLSVFCENYFKDILNIIKDLKLENLNVQKSNFKGLDLGDEKNSIGFQITTTNTKQKIEKTLGKITPEINKKFKEINIFIIGDKINHKKIKTNGITFSDQDNILDIRWLQRKIINLDVRKIKKIYDIANEKTTIVLSELTLPDSNGNFAKIDISHWQSKPTPLQSSAKKLISYIVNNEDDIELSIKNKNDIAKLLTSLNDKLSCLPRQTREFIVNFIENRNESLSEKSDSIAALITNELNLKYSGDIKSHEAILKQYDLLDIHEHDNDYGHIEYYYYSLTLIKEHRFKLPLGRNLEQYLYDYLKKENISLDNTFVNLDFSTI encoded by the coding sequence ATGATTGGTCAAATAGTCGACCAATTAGAAGCTATATCATTACAAGCTAAAACCAGAAACTCACTTGGCTTGACTGACTTAAGTGTATTCTGTGAAAATTACTTTAAAGACATCTTAAATATAATAAAAGATTTAAAATTAGAAAACTTGAACGTACAAAAATCAAATTTTAAAGGATTGGATTTAGGTGATGAAAAAAATTCAATTGGCTTTCAAATTACAACGACCAATACAAAACAAAAAATAGAAAAAACCTTAGGAAAAATCACTCCTGAAATCAATAAAAAATTCAAAGAGATAAATATTTTTATTATTGGGGATAAAATTAACCATAAAAAAATAAAGACTAATGGGATCACTTTCTCAGATCAAGATAATATACTAGACATACGATGGCTACAGAGAAAAATAATAAATCTTGACGTGAGAAAAATAAAAAAAATATATGACATCGCTAATGAAAAAACCACCATCGTATTATCAGAGCTCACTCTCCCTGATTCAAATGGTAATTTTGCAAAAATTGATATTAGCCATTGGCAGAGTAAACCTACCCCCCTACAATCTTCAGCTAAAAAATTAATATCTTACATAGTAAATAATGAAGATGATATTGAATTATCAATAAAAAATAAAAACGATATAGCCAAATTACTTACATCGCTTAATGATAAATTATCTTGCCTCCCTAGGCAAACCCGAGAATTCATTGTTAACTTTATTGAAAATAGAAATGAGTCATTATCTGAAAAAAGCGACTCTATCGCAGCATTAATAACCAATGAGCTGAATTTAAAATATTCAGGGGATATAAAAAGTCATGAAGCAATATTAAAACAGTATGATTTATTGGATATACATGAACATGATAATGACTATGGACACATAGAGTATTATTACTATTCATTAACCCTCATAAAAGAACATAGGTTTAAACTCCCACTTGGGCGCAATCTTGAGCAATATTTATATGATTATTTGAAAAAAGAAAATATATCCCTTGATAACACCTTTGTTAACTTAGACTTTTCTACAATATAA
- a CDS encoding tyrosine-type recombinase/integrase has translation MSITKSNDGRWLVQCFPNGRNGRRIRKLFATKGEAIAYERYIKEQADDKLWLGEKVDRRSLLDLVETWYRSHGVTLNDGAKRLSAMTFACDAMGSPAATEFTAKLFSSYREQRISGKLTRSDRVKKVTPHTVNLELAYFRTVFNELSRIDEWNGENLLSKIRPYKTDEQEMAFLSDEEIIRLLAECENSSAPHLLPVVKICLSTGARWSEAEELSGGQVTKNMITFTKTKGKRNRSVPISDDLYASLPKSKGSKPLFSSCYSAFRTAIKRAEIELPAAGQLSHVLRHTFASHFMMNGGNILVLQRILEHTDIKMTMRYAHFTPDHLNDAITFNPLVRLKI, from the coding sequence ATGTCGATTACTAAAAGTAATGATGGACGATGGCTTGTACAATGTTTCCCAAACGGTAGAAATGGCCGCAGAATCAGAAAACTGTTTGCCACCAAAGGCGAGGCGATTGCCTATGAGCGCTACATAAAAGAACAAGCGGATGATAAGCTCTGGCTCGGTGAAAAAGTTGACCGGCGCTCATTGCTGGACTTGGTCGAAACATGGTACCGCTCCCATGGCGTTACACTGAACGATGGTGCAAAGCGACTGTCTGCAATGACGTTTGCCTGTGATGCTATGGGTAGTCCTGCCGCCACAGAGTTTACTGCAAAGCTGTTTTCTTCCTACCGAGAACAACGGATCAGCGGAAAGTTGACCCGTTCTGACCGGGTGAAAAAAGTTACCCCGCACACAGTCAATCTTGAATTGGCTTATTTCCGGACCGTGTTCAATGAGCTATCCCGCATTGACGAATGGAACGGCGAAAACCTGTTATCCAAAATCCGTCCATACAAAACAGATGAACAGGAAATGGCATTCCTGTCTGATGAAGAAATTATCAGATTACTGGCTGAATGTGAGAACAGTTCGGCTCCGCACTTACTGCCGGTGGTGAAGATTTGCTTATCTACCGGGGCGAGATGGTCAGAAGCCGAAGAATTATCCGGCGGACAGGTTACCAAAAATATGATTACCTTTACCAAAACCAAAGGTAAGCGTAACCGTTCTGTACCAATCAGTGATGACCTGTACGCATCACTGCCAAAATCCAAAGGCTCAAAGCCTCTTTTCAGTTCCTGTTATTCTGCGTTCAGAACTGCTATCAAACGGGCTGAAATTGAATTACCAGCCGCCGGGCAGCTATCTCACGTTTTACGTCATACATTCGCCAGTCACTTTATGATGAACGGCGGTAACATTCTGGTACTTCAGCGTATCCTTGAGCACACTGATATTAAAATGACTATGCGTTATGCACACTTTACCCCGGACCATCTTAATGATGCAATTACGTTTAATCCTTTAGTTAGGTTAAAGATATGA
- a CDS encoding fimbrial protein, whose product MKLKKLYFNSLIFSFLTLSLMSVKAADNLFFEGNLVKEPCTILSDNKSLTVKFNTVDVKALRDGQKTEGIPFIITVSNCDNSVAKNINFLFKGFESDSHKGYLGININGKPSGIGIGIEDKNKKFIAINKDNSQFSLNKNENQFLFNAFLKAEPSVVVSKKIELGKFSSTATFHITYP is encoded by the coding sequence ATGAAACTTAAAAAGTTATATTTTAATTCACTCATTTTCTCTTTTCTTACCTTATCACTAATGAGTGTAAAGGCAGCAGATAATCTTTTTTTTGAAGGTAACCTAGTGAAAGAGCCTTGTACTATTTTATCTGATAATAAGTCATTAACGGTAAAATTTAATACAGTTGATGTAAAAGCATTACGTGATGGGCAAAAAACAGAAGGTATCCCTTTTATTATTACCGTTTCAAATTGTGATAACAGTGTCGCTAAAAATATTAATTTTTTGTTTAAAGGATTTGAATCTGATTCACATAAAGGATATTTGGGCATTAATATTAACGGTAAACCTTCAGGAATTGGTATCGGTATAGAAGATAAAAATAAGAAATTTATCGCAATTAATAAAGATAATAGCCAGTTTTCATTAAATAAAAATGAAAACCAATTTTTATTTAATGCCTTTTTGAAAGCAGAACCCAGTGTGGTTGTGAGTAAAAAAATCGAATTAGGAAAATTTAGTAGCACTGCCACATTTCATATCACATATCCATAA
- a CDS encoding fimbrial protein has translation MNRNTFSFSFLLLIIGLLSSVSVYSAEAKTSLATANIELKGRILNPPPICTFNNNDPIYVNFGNNVVISKIEQDNYQQKFNYDLSCTGDSKEFSFKVSVKGDPAVFDNQLLATSVTDLAIKIVLNNTELLPVNKKVKVERSKLPEFSALLVKKQGANLAEGKFRSSASVIFEYE, from the coding sequence ATGAATAGAAATACATTTTCGTTCTCTTTTTTATTATTGATAATCGGTTTGTTATCGAGTGTTTCTGTTTATTCTGCAGAGGCTAAAACTTCATTAGCAACTGCAAATATAGAGCTAAAAGGGAGAATACTAAACCCTCCTCCAATCTGTACGTTTAATAATAATGATCCTATTTATGTGAATTTTGGAAACAATGTGGTTATTTCTAAAATAGAACAAGATAATTATCAGCAAAAATTTAATTATGATCTATCGTGTACAGGGGATAGTAAAGAATTCTCGTTTAAAGTTTCAGTTAAAGGTGATCCGGCTGTATTTGATAATCAATTATTAGCAACAAGTGTCACTGATTTAGCTATAAAAATCGTATTGAATAATACAGAGTTATTACCTGTAAATAAAAAAGTAAAAGTGGAGCGTAGTAAGTTACCTGAATTTAGTGCATTACTTGTTAAAAAACAGGGGGCTAATTTGGCTGAAGGTAAATTCCGTTCATCAGCATCTGTTATATTTGAATATGAGTAG
- a CDS encoding fimbrial protein translates to MTRIRGVFFIFLFFITSFFIVRESVAQKNLQVNVYGEILPPVACIINNKNTIKGDFGELYPTDFDGKKNKVELIIPLSCNERPTNNMKFFITGSPSSFDNNAVTAGRSDIGVKFFYLDKEVKLKSEYNFTYTNTIKIEALLIKNPNEKLVSGDFTATAFLNVDYL, encoded by the coding sequence ATGACAAGAATAAGGGGTGTTTTCTTTATTTTTTTATTTTTTATTACGTCATTTTTTATCGTAAGAGAAAGTGTTGCTCAAAAAAACTTACAGGTAAATGTCTATGGAGAAATATTACCTCCAGTAGCTTGTATTATTAATAATAAAAATACGATTAAAGGTGATTTTGGTGAGTTGTATCCCACTGATTTTGATGGTAAAAAAAATAAAGTTGAGTTAATTATTCCTTTGTCTTGTAATGAAAGACCGACCAATAATATGAAGTTTTTTATCACTGGTTCTCCTTCTTCTTTTGATAATAATGCAGTTACTGCCGGACGCAGTGATATCGGTGTTAAGTTTTTTTATCTAGATAAAGAAGTTAAGCTTAAATCGGAATACAATTTTACATATACAAATACAATTAAAATTGAGGCGCTTCTGATTAAAAATCCAAATGAAAAGCTCGTTTCTGGTGATTTTACAGCAACCGCATTTCTAAATGTCGATTATCTCTAG
- a CDS encoding molecular chaperone, which produces MRLSVKKISMLAFPLFSLFFIETVNAAVSLDRTRIILNEGKGSVSLNITNNSPDQPYLAQAWIEDLAGKKIEEPILALPPIQRLEKNEQSQIKVQPLDVVTSLPQDKESVFYFNLREIPPRSDSDNVLQIALQTRVKIFYRPASLIIASDKLELAPQNKLTLEKQGNNYVMNNPTPYNITFVSAKKDFSDNTIEEFKSFMIEPNGKEKINIGVNQFNKKPILTYINDYGAQIDIEFDCKSTQCTVSKLNQS; this is translated from the coding sequence ATGCGTCTATCAGTAAAAAAAATATCAATGTTAGCTTTTCCGTTATTTTCTTTATTTTTTATTGAAACAGTTAACGCTGCGGTTTCTTTAGATAGAACACGAATTATTTTAAATGAAGGGAAGGGTTCAGTCAGTTTAAATATCACAAATAATAGTCCTGATCAGCCTTATTTAGCGCAAGCATGGATAGAAGATCTTGCTGGTAAGAAAATAGAAGAGCCTATTCTTGCACTTCCACCTATACAACGATTAGAAAAAAACGAACAAAGCCAAATAAAGGTTCAACCTCTTGATGTTGTTACTTCTCTTCCTCAAGATAAAGAGAGTGTATTCTATTTTAATTTAAGAGAGATCCCTCCTAGAAGTGATTCAGATAATGTTTTACAGATTGCATTACAAACACGAGTAAAAATTTTTTATAGACCCGCTTCATTAATTATTGCCTCTGATAAGTTGGAACTTGCACCACAGAATAAATTAACCTTAGAAAAACAAGGTAATAACTATGTGATGAATAATCCAACCCCTTACAATATTACCTTTGTAAGTGCTAAAAAGGATTTTTCAGATAATACTATTGAAGAATTTAAATCTTTTATGATTGAACCCAATGGAAAAGAAAAAATTAATATCGGTGTGAACCAGTTTAATAAAAAACCAATACTAACCTACATTAATGATTACGGCGCTCAAATAGATATTGAATTTGACTGTAAAAGTACTCAATGTACGGTAAGTAAATTAAACCAAAGCTAA
- a CDS encoding fimbria/pilus outer membrane usher protein, translated as MSHLNLKVWQCIFCVISSISLAHSSLLYADEPVEFNTDILNLEDRNNIDLSRFSKEDYIYPGIYEVSIFINEDLIEHNYKIKFIKSSNNDNETLACIPREVVEKFSLQEPYLKGLTWWGNEQCLNIDSLPSMTVKPQLKKSKLFITVPQAYLSYTAQGWDPPSRWDEGISGALFDYHLTAQDIKRKSESSHQFSLNGQGTMGLNIDAWRLRADWQSVYDNNDAEDKSFDWKWAQIYAYRSIKPLNAKLALGENYSSSDLFENIRYMGITLSSEDNMLPPNLRGYAPQISGVASSNAKVIISQQGRVIYETTVSQGPFAIQDINESISGVLDVRVEEDNGKIQEFQVNTSSVPYLTRPGQIRYKTLIGKPSDVDRNRKGPMFGMGEFSWGINNGWSLFGGAIVSDEYNSFSAGIGRDLLTFGAVSVDMTTSFAKNVNNQNDDKQGNAYRINYSKRFEEFNNQVTLAGYRFAEQDFLTLNQYIDGKYYNREVNKDKDLYLLTFSQSFPDFGLNAYLSYSHRTYWNSEKSDYFSFSLSKYFNVASFKNNSININAYRNNTYGRSDNGFFINLSIPLDTKTTISMNSYINSGDIANTVSYNKTVDDRNNYNISGGTTARGRANVSGYYRHYADSAVVSGSASYTDSVSSVATLSIDGGATLTPKGGALHRINIPGSSRILLDTDGVKNVPISGNGPNTTTNYFGKAILPLGSDYMRSRVSVNIDDLPSNIEAKGSIQQFTLTEGAIGYRKFNVSEGAKIIAKIMLKDGSFAPFGSTILNESNQDMGMVSDNGSAYLGGVKSHEILFIQLSENNVCKIELPDLSAKGNYTSILLTCD; from the coding sequence ATGTCACATTTAAATTTAAAAGTATGGCAATGTATATTCTGTGTGATATCAAGTATATCGCTCGCTCATAGTTCCTTATTATATGCAGATGAACCTGTTGAGTTTAATACTGACATTTTAAATTTAGAGGATAGAAATAATATTGACTTATCTCGATTCTCTAAAGAAGACTATATTTACCCAGGTATTTATGAAGTTTCTATATTTATTAATGAAGATTTAATCGAGCATAATTATAAGATTAAATTTATAAAATCATCAAATAACGATAATGAAACTCTAGCTTGTATTCCTCGCGAAGTTGTCGAAAAATTCTCATTACAAGAGCCTTATTTAAAGGGGCTAACATGGTGGGGTAATGAACAATGTTTAAATATAGATTCATTGCCAAGTATGACAGTAAAGCCACAATTAAAGAAAAGTAAACTGTTTATTACTGTACCTCAAGCTTATCTAAGTTATACAGCTCAAGGATGGGATCCTCCTTCTCGATGGGATGAGGGAATTTCAGGAGCATTATTTGATTATCACCTAACCGCCCAAGATATAAAAAGAAAATCCGAAAGTAGCCATCAGTTTAGCCTTAATGGTCAAGGGACAATGGGGCTGAATATTGATGCGTGGCGTTTACGTGCTGATTGGCAAAGTGTTTATGATAATAATGATGCAGAAGATAAAAGCTTCGATTGGAAGTGGGCTCAAATTTATGCTTACCGCTCTATTAAGCCATTAAACGCAAAGCTTGCGTTAGGTGAAAATTACAGTTCATCTGATCTGTTTGAAAATATTCGATATATGGGGATAACGTTATCGTCAGAAGATAATATGTTACCGCCTAATTTAAGAGGCTATGCGCCACAAATTAGTGGTGTAGCATCATCTAATGCAAAAGTAATTATTAGCCAACAAGGCCGAGTTATTTATGAAACAACGGTAAGTCAGGGACCTTTTGCGATTCAAGATATAAATGAAAGTATTTCGGGTGTACTTGATGTTCGCGTTGAGGAAGATAATGGAAAAATCCAAGAATTCCAAGTGAATACATCAAGTGTTCCTTATTTAACGCGACCAGGACAAATTCGTTATAAGACACTGATAGGAAAACCTTCAGATGTTGATAGGAATAGAAAAGGCCCCATGTTTGGTATGGGCGAATTTTCATGGGGAATAAATAATGGCTGGTCTTTATTTGGTGGTGCCATTGTCAGTGATGAATATAACTCTTTCTCTGCAGGAATAGGACGTGATTTATTAACGTTCGGTGCTGTTTCTGTGGATATGACGACATCATTTGCAAAAAATGTTAATAATCAAAATGATGATAAACAAGGAAATGCTTATCGGATTAATTACTCAAAAAGATTTGAAGAATTTAATAACCAAGTCACATTAGCGGGATACCGTTTTGCAGAACAAGACTTTTTGACGTTAAATCAATATATTGATGGTAAGTATTACAATAGAGAGGTGAATAAAGATAAAGATCTCTATTTATTGACATTCAGCCAAAGCTTCCCTGATTTTGGCCTTAATGCTTATCTTTCTTATAGCCATCGTACTTATTGGAATAGTGAAAAAAGCGATTACTTTAGTTTTTCATTATCAAAATACTTTAATGTAGCAAGCTTCAAAAATAACTCTATAAATATTAATGCATACAGAAATAATACTTACGGAAGAAGTGATAATGGTTTTTTTATTAACTTAAGTATTCCATTAGATACAAAAACAACAATCAGTATGAATAGCTATATTAATAGTGGAGATATCGCTAACACAGTCAGCTATAACAAAACAGTTGATGATAGAAATAACTATAATATTTCAGGTGGTACGACAGCGAGAGGTCGAGCAAATGTAAGCGGTTATTATCGCCATTATGCAGACTCTGCAGTCGTTTCTGGTAGTGCTTCATATACTGATTCTGTTAGTAGTGTTGCTACATTATCTATTGACGGGGGAGCGACATTAACACCTAAAGGTGGTGCTCTTCACCGTATCAATATTCCAGGAAGCTCGCGTATATTATTGGATACAGATGGGGTGAAAAACGTCCCTATTAGTGGAAATGGCCCAAATACAACTACTAACTATTTTGGTAAAGCAATTCTACCATTAGGCAGTGATTATATGCGTAGTCGTGTATCCGTAAATATTGACGATTTACCTAGTAATATTGAAGCAAAAGGTTCAATACAGCAATTTACGCTAACCGAAGGGGCAATAGGTTATCGCAAGTTTAATGTCTCTGAAGGTGCTAAAATCATTGCAAAAATTATGCTAAAAGATGGCTCTTTTGCACCATTTGGTTCAACGATATTAAATGAATCAAATCAGGATATGGGGATGGTGAGTGATAATGGCTCAGCATATTTAGGTGGTGTTAAGTCTCATGAAATACTATTCATCCAGTTATCTGAAAATAACGTATGTAAAATAGAGTTGCCAGATTTATCAGCTAAAGGAAATTACACATCAATTTTATTGACATGTGATTGA
- a CDS encoding fimbrial protein, with product MKLTKLAAVLGFSCLMVAGSAFAEDPVEPITGGHGQITFEGEIIDAPCSIAPNNDKQTVQLGQVSSSLLKEGGRSTSEAFTIKLENCSTKTYKTVEATFSGLGATGIDNAIAIDGTAKGAGVIISQYGGNIVKLGEATSPAQVLSEGPNELRFSAYLQGKQGVDVTPGTFSSIATFALTYK from the coding sequence ATGAAATTAACTAAATTAGCGGCTGTATTGGGTTTTAGTTGTTTAATGGTTGCTGGATCTGCATTTGCAGAAGATCCTGTTGAGCCAATTACTGGCGGTCATGGACAAATTACTTTTGAAGGTGAAATTATTGATGCACCTTGTTCAATCGCACCAAATAATGACAAACAAACTGTTCAATTAGGACAAGTATCATCTTCATTATTAAAAGAAGGTGGTCGTAGTACTTCTGAAGCATTTACCATCAAATTAGAAAACTGTTCAACCAAAACTTATAAAACAGTAGAAGCAACTTTCTCTGGTTTAGGTGCGACAGGTATTGATAACGCTATTGCTATTGATGGTACAGCAAAAGGTGCGGGCGTTATTATTTCTCAATACGGTGGCAACATCGTTAAATTAGGTGAAGCAACATCACCTGCACAAGTATTATCTGAAGGCCCTAATGAATTACGTTTCTCTGCTTATTTACAAGGAAAGCAAGGCGTTGATGTGACTCCAGGTACTTTCTCATCTATTGCTACTTTTGCATTAACCTATAAATAA
- a CDS encoding methyl-accepting chemotaxis protein, translated as MSIERSAKVGSIILLTIFLLSSVLSSFFIYRMQENFASLDSLNTRLNSVQEARYELATIRSHVNYLMLLKTMTDENKQETIKSLVAEAKELATKSKATITHWVGVKKISPDAQRNSEQLSVLFYYLLDELIAPIDTLDYTESNLSNDFTRLSELFDEYLMITKGVNDDIKAQQAWMVQLSLYTTIIALGIILVLLYIVIRWVNKTFIFNLNTLSAILQKVGEGDLSFTLPKKRNDEFGTLFSNVGEMQTSLTSTIQLVKEEALEIKKGSAEIASGNQDLSSRTEEQASALQQTAASMEEIKIAVVNNTDNAILANSITAETRDLAIDGSNIMNDAINSMKKIEVGTLKVAEINDVVNNIASQTNILALNAAVEAARAGEQGRGFTVVATEVRNLAARSADAAREINQIIRESVADVAHGRELVNRTGEHMQDIVSSITKVSDIMQGISIASEEQKVGIEQIAVAINQMDSVVQQNAALVEQGATSTMILDEKAQNLTDKVSVFQIKEQY; from the coding sequence ATGAGTATTGAAAGATCAGCGAAAGTAGGTTCCATCATACTGTTAACTATTTTCTTATTATCATCAGTATTGTCGTCATTTTTTATTTATAGAATGCAAGAAAACTTTGCGTCATTGGATTCCTTGAATACTAGATTGAATAGTGTTCAAGAGGCAAGATATGAATTAGCGACCATTCGTTCTCACGTCAACTACCTAATGTTGTTGAAAACGATGACGGATGAGAACAAGCAAGAAACCATTAAATCACTTGTTGCTGAAGCGAAAGAGCTGGCAACAAAATCTAAAGCGACTATTACTCATTGGGTAGGTGTGAAGAAGATAAGCCCTGATGCCCAACGTAATTCAGAGCAGCTCTCAGTGTTATTCTATTATCTTTTAGATGAACTTATTGCACCTATTGATACGCTAGATTACACAGAATCAAATCTCTCTAACGACTTTACTCGTCTATCTGAACTTTTCGATGAATATCTTATGATCACGAAAGGTGTGAATGATGATATTAAAGCACAGCAAGCTTGGATGGTGCAGTTGTCACTTTACACAACCATTATTGCCCTGGGGATCATTCTTGTTCTTCTTTATATTGTCATTCGTTGGGTAAATAAAACGTTTATCTTTAACTTGAATACATTGTCAGCCATTTTGCAAAAAGTAGGAGAGGGTGATTTAAGTTTCACTCTACCTAAAAAACGAAATGATGAGTTTGGAACCCTGTTCTCTAATGTGGGAGAGATGCAAACTTCGTTAACATCGACTATTCAACTTGTTAAAGAAGAAGCGCTAGAGATCAAAAAAGGCTCAGCGGAAATTGCTTCTGGTAACCAAGATCTCTCTTCTCGTACCGAAGAGCAAGCAAGTGCGTTGCAACAGACAGCTGCGAGTATGGAAGAGATTAAAATTGCGGTAGTGAATAACACGGATAATGCGATTTTAGCTAACTCCATTACCGCAGAGACTCGTGATTTGGCGATTGATGGTTCTAATATCATGAATGATGCAATTAACTCGATGAAAAAAATCGAGGTAGGAACATTAAAGGTTGCTGAAATCAATGATGTGGTTAATAACATTGCAAGCCAAACTAATATTCTGGCATTAAACGCAGCGGTTGAAGCTGCGCGTGCTGGTGAACAAGGTCGCGGATTTACTGTTGTTGCAACAGAAGTGAGAAATTTAGCGGCAAGAAGTGCGGATGCTGCGCGTGAAATTAATCAAATCATCAGAGAATCCGTTGCTGACGTGGCTCATGGTCGAGAATTAGTGAATAGAACGGGCGAGCATATGCAGGATATCGTTTCTTCTATCACTAAAGTTAGCGATATTATGCAGGGCATTAGTATCGCATCAGAAGAGCAAAAAGTGGGTATTGAACAGATAGCAGTCGCTATTAACCAAATGGATTCTGTTGTTCAGCAAAATGCAGCCTTAGTTGAACAAGGTGCAACTTCAACAATGATTTTAGATGAGAAAGCACAAAACTTAACAGATAAAGTTTCAGTCTTTCAAATTAAAGAACAATATTAA
- a CDS encoding helix-turn-helix domain-containing protein: MNDLDIKVGLFFKKARKEKKLSGRELAKIISVSQQQISRYENGKNSMSLSLINKLLIIFDKSWDDLNREVISTYNEKVPNTQSKKRDYEFSGTTISQLN, encoded by the coding sequence ATGAACGATCTAGACATCAAAGTAGGCCTTTTTTTTAAGAAGGCTAGAAAAGAGAAGAAATTATCAGGTCGTGAGCTGGCAAAAATAATTTCTGTTAGCCAACAACAAATATCTCGTTATGAGAACGGGAAAAATAGTATGTCGCTTAGCTTAATAAATAAGTTACTCATTATTTTTGATAAATCATGGGATGATTTGAATCGTGAAGTAATAAGTACCTACAACGAAAAGGTGCCAAATACGCAATCAAAAAAAAGAGATTATGAATTTAGTGGTACTACTATTAGCCAGCTAAATTAA